Part of the Pseudomonas sp. ADAK13 genome is shown below.
CGTCAAAGTTGCCAATAGTGGCGACGCAGCCCCGATGCTGGGGGCGCAGGTTGTGGAGACCTCGAACCAGCTGCATAACGCGCTTCTTGCTCATAAAGTGGTCGATTATAACCACACCCGGCCCCGGACGACAGGCAACAGCGCAGGCCATTTGTGCGAATCGATAAAACAACCGCTTTATCGACGAAAAGTCTCTAGCTCAGCGACTTGCGATTGAAATCCCGCAAGCGGAAGCCCATCAGCAGCAACATGCCGAAGTACACCGCTACGCCAGCCACCACTAACACACCGAGGCGCATGAAGCGCTCCAGCATATGGCCCTGATCCCAGGCGGGCATGAAGTGCATCAGGCCCAGCAGCACCGCCGCCATCGCGCCCACGGCCACCACCAGCTTGAGCGCGAACGGGCCCCAGCCCGCCTGCGGCTGGAACATTTTCTGTTTGCGCAGCTGATAAAACAGCAGCCCGGCATTGATGCAGGCACCCACACTGATCGCCAGCGCCAGCCCGGCATGCTTCAACGGGCCAATGAACGCCAGGTTGAGCAGTTGCGTCACGATAAGGGTGAAGATCGCGATTTTTACCGGGGTGCGGATATTTTGTTGAGCATAAAAGCCAGGAGCCAGCACTTTGATCACGATGATGCCCAACAGCCCGACGGAGTAGGCAATCAGCGCACGCTGGGTCATTGAGGCGTCAAACGCGGTGAACTGGCCGTACTGGAACAGCGCAACCGTCAGCGGCTCGGCGAGCAACCCCAAGGCCACGGCGCACGGCAGCACCAGCACGAAGCACAAGCGCAGGCCCCAATCGAGGATCCGCGAATACTCGTGACGGTCCTTGCTGGCATAGGTACGGGACAACGTTGGCAGCAGGATGGTGCCGAGCGCCACGCCCAGCACACCGGACGGCAATTCCATCAGGCGGTCGGCGTAATACATCCACGACACCGAACCCGAGACCAGCAACGAGGCGAAGGCGGTGTTGATGATCAGCGAGATCTGGCTGACGGAAACCCCGAGGATTGCCGGCAGCATGTTGCGCATCACCCGCCAGACACCGGTGTCCTTGAGGTTCAGCCGCGGGAGCACCAGCATGCCGATCTTCTTCAGGTGCGGCAGCTGATACAGCAGTTGTGCCAGGCCACCGGCCAGGACCGCCCAGCCCAGAGCCATCACGGGCGGATCGAAGTACGGCGTCAGGAACAGCGCAAAAACAATCATGCTGACGTTAAGCAGGGTTGGCACAAACGCCGGCACCGAGAAGCGGTTCCAGGTATTGAGGATCGCCCCGGCCAGGGACGACAGGGAAATCAGCAATATATAAGGAAAGGTCACCCGCAACAGGTCAGTGGTCAGGGCGAATTTTTCCGGCGTATTGGCAAAGCCGGGAGCCGTGGCCCAGATCACCCAGGGCGCGGCGAGCATGCCCGCGATCGTCACCAGCGTCAGCACCAGCGTCAGCAAACCCGAAACATAAGCAATAAAGGTGCGGGTCGCCTCCTCGCCTTGCTGGGCCTTGTATTCCGCCAGAATCGGCACGAAGGCCTGGGAAAAAGCCCCTTCGGCGAAGATCCGCCGCAGCAGGTTGGGCAGTTTAAAGGCAATAAAGAAGGCATCCGTGGCCATGCTGGCGCCAAAAATACGTGCCAGCAGCGTGTCACGCACAAACCCCAGAACCCGGGAAATCATGGTGATAGAGCTGACGGCGGCCAACGATTTGAGCAGGTTCATTGAAAGAGTTTTTGCCTATAGATAAAGAGCAGGCGAACAAACGGCCCACATATGCGATACTCCGCGCCTGCAACAAGCACAGAGCCAAAGCTCGCGAGTTTACAGGTCAAGCGCCGGAAATAAATCACCCGCCTCTTAAGATCGACCACTCAGCAGTTCGCATCACACGCCCTTGACAAGACTTCAACTCATCGGCATGATTCGCGGCCTATTTTGTTTGCTATTTCCTAAAAAGTCTTTCGAGGAGCTCGACGGTGGCCAACACACCTTCCGCCAAAAAACGTGCAAAACAGGCTGAGAAGCGTCGCAGCCACAACGCCAGCCTGCGTTCCATGGTTCGTACCTACATCAAGAATGTAGTTAAAGCCATTGACGCAAAAGACGCTGAAAAAGCTCAAGCTGCTTACGTTCTGGCCGTGCCAGTTATCGACCGTATGGCCGATAAAGGCATCATCCACAAGAACAAAGCTGCTCGCCATAAAGGTCGTCTGAATGGCCACATCAAGGCTCTGAACCTTGCTGCTGCAGCCTAAGCGATAAGCTTGTTAAAAAACCGACCCCAGGGTCGGTTTTTTATTGCCTGCAATTTGGGCAAGCCAAAAAAAGAGCCGGCATGCCGGCTCTTTTAGAGATTTACTGCGCCGTAGGCCACGGCAGGATCGGAATCGCCGTCACCGCATTCTGCGGGCTGCCTTCGATCAAGCGGTCGCTGTAGACCAGATACACCAGGGTATTGCGCTTCTTGTCGAGGAAACGCACCACCTGCATGGTCTTGAACACCAGGGACGTGCGCTCCTTGAACACCTCATCCCCATCCTTCAGCTCGCCCTTGAAGCGAATCGCGCCCACCTGACGACAAGCAATCGACGCCTCGGCACGATCTTCCGCCAGGCCCAGGCCACCCTTCACCCCGCCAGTCTTGGCGCGAGACAGGTAGCAGGTCACGCCATCCACCTTCGGATCATCAAAAGCCTCGACCACGATCCGGTCATTGGGGCCGACGAACTTGAACACCGTCGACACCTGGCCAATCTCTTCGGCCGACGCCAGCAGCGGCATCGCCAACAGCAAACCGAGCAACCCCTTCATTACGCGCATCGAGACTTCCTTTTTACTTAAACCAGAATCAGGTTATCCCGGTGAACCAGCTCCGGCTCAGCCATGTAACCCAACAGACCGACAATCGCTTCAGACGACTGCCCAATGATTTTCTGCGCCTCAAGGGCGCTGTAATTGGCCAGGCCACGGGCAATCTCGCGACCGTCCGGCGCCACACACACCACCATCTCGCCACGGCGGAAACTGCCCTGGACCAATTTCACACCCACCGGCAGCAGGCTTTTGTTGCCTTGAGACAACGCCGACACCGCACCCGCATCCAGCACCAGCGTACCGCGCGTCTGAAGATGCCCTGCCAGCCACTGCTTGCGCGCCGCCAGCATGCCGCGCTCGGGCGACAGCAGCGTACCGATGCGCTCACCCGCCTTCAGGCGATCCAGCACACGCTCAATCCGGCCACCCACGATGATAGTATGCGCGCCGGAACGCGCCGCCAGCCGCGCCGCACGCAGCTTGGTCTGCATACCGCCACGCCCCAGGGCACCACCGACACTGCCGGCCACCGCATCCAGCGCCGGGTCATCTGCACGGGCTTCGTAAATCAGCTGGGCATCCGGGTTATTGCGCGGGTCAGCGTCGAACATGCCATCGCGATCCGTGAGGATCACCAGCAAGTCAGCTTCAACCAGGTTAGCCACCAGGGCCGCCAGGGTATCGTTGTCGCCGAAACGAATTTCGTCGGTCACCACGGTGTCATTCTCGTTGATCACCGGGATCACCTTGAGTTCAACCAGGGCGCGCAAGGTGCTGCGGGCATTCAGGTAGCGCTTGCGGTCAGACAAGTCGTCATGGGTCAGCAGAATCTGCGCCGTGTGGCGACCGTGCTCGGCAAAGCTGGACTCCCAGGCCTGCACCAGGCCCATCTGACCGATGGCGGCAGCGGCCTGCAGCTCGTGCATCGCGCTGGGTCGCGCGGTCCAGCCGAGACGGCTCATGCCCGCGGCAACTGCCCCGGACGACACCAGCACCAACTCAACGCCAGCCTCATGCAACGCCACCATCTGGTCCACCCAGACGCTCATGGCCGCACGATCCAGCCCCTTGCCATCCGCCGTCAGCAGCGCGCTACCGATCTTAACGACCCAACGCTGCGCACCTGTCACCTTGCTCCGCATCATCTTCAACCTTAGATAGAGGGCCGCGCGACCCAGCGCCGCCCATAACGTTATTCGTGACTACCGATTTCCAGATACCAAAACGCCGCTCGATTGAGCGGCGCTTAAGTTTACTGCAACGAATCAGTCGCGCACGTAAATGATTTCCGGGCCATCTTCATCATCCACGTCTTCTTCGTCCCAATCGTCGTCACCGATGTCATGGACCGACTTGACGCCACTGCGACGCAGCGCACGCTGGTCATCCAGCGCTTGCAACTGGGCACGGGCTTCGTCTTCGATGCGCTGATCCAGCTCGGCCAGCTCCGCCTTGTAGACAGGGTCGGCCGCCAGGCGATCGGCACGGTCTTCGAGGTAGCGCATGATATCGCGAGTGAGGCGCTCAGTGCCTTCTTTGGCAATGGCCGAGATCACGTAGACCGGACCGGTCCATTCCAGGCGATCAACGATTTCCTTGACGCGCTCTTCGTGCTCTTCCTCAAGGATCTGGTCGCACTTGTTCAGTACCAACCAACGGTCACGCTCAGCCAGGGACGGGCTGAACTTGGTCAGCTCGCTGACAAT
Proteins encoded:
- the rpsT gene encoding 30S ribosomal protein S20; the protein is MANTPSAKKRAKQAEKRRSHNASLRSMVRTYIKNVVKAIDAKDAEKAQAAYVLAVPVIDRMADKGIIHKNKAARHKGRLNGHIKALNLAAAA
- a CDS encoding CreA family protein yields the protein MRVMKGLLGLLLAMPLLASAEEIGQVSTVFKFVGPNDRIVVEAFDDPKVDGVTCYLSRAKTGGVKGGLGLAEDRAEASIACRQVGAIRFKGELKDGDEVFKERTSLVFKTMQVVRFLDKKRNTLVYLVYSDRLIEGSPQNAVTAIPILPWPTAQ
- the murJ gene encoding murein biosynthesis integral membrane protein MurJ, with amino-acid sequence MNLLKSLAAVSSITMISRVLGFVRDTLLARIFGASMATDAFFIAFKLPNLLRRIFAEGAFSQAFVPILAEYKAQQGEEATRTFIAYVSGLLTLVLTLVTIAGMLAAPWVIWATAPGFANTPEKFALTTDLLRVTFPYILLISLSSLAGAILNTWNRFSVPAFVPTLLNVSMIVFALFLTPYFDPPVMALGWAVLAGGLAQLLYQLPHLKKIGMLVLPRLNLKDTGVWRVMRNMLPAILGVSVSQISLIINTAFASLLVSGSVSWMYYADRLMELPSGVLGVALGTILLPTLSRTYASKDRHEYSRILDWGLRLCFVLVLPCAVALGLLAEPLTVALFQYGQFTAFDASMTQRALIAYSVGLLGIIVIKVLAPGFYAQQNIRTPVKIAIFTLIVTQLLNLAFIGPLKHAGLALAISVGACINAGLLFYQLRKQKMFQPQAGWGPFALKLVVAVGAMAAVLLGLMHFMPAWDQGHMLERFMRLGVLVVAGVAVYFGMLLLMGFRLRDFNRKSLS
- the proB gene encoding glutamate 5-kinase encodes the protein MRSKVTGAQRWVVKIGSALLTADGKGLDRAAMSVWVDQMVALHEAGVELVLVSSGAVAAGMSRLGWTARPSAMHELQAAAAIGQMGLVQAWESSFAEHGRHTAQILLTHDDLSDRKRYLNARSTLRALVELKVIPVINENDTVVTDEIRFGDNDTLAALVANLVEADLLVILTDRDGMFDADPRNNPDAQLIYEARADDPALDAVAGSVGGALGRGGMQTKLRAARLAARSGAHTIIVGGRIERVLDRLKAGERIGTLLSPERGMLAARKQWLAGHLQTRGTLVLDAGAVSALSQGNKSLLPVGVKLVQGSFRRGEMVVCVAPDGREIARGLANYSALEAQKIIGQSSEAIVGLLGYMAEPELVHRDNLILV